A stretch of DNA from Desmospora activa DSM 45169:
GATCGCGGCAACATGCCCTAATGAACAGTAATATACGTTGCCTTTGCCCCACTTCTTTGTCCAGACGACCGGCATATCCACTTCTCCATTTGTTTGATAGGGACCCTCTGCATTGGGAAAACGAGTGGTGGCATGGACGTGAACCGCTGGATCGACGTGCATATAATATTGTTCGGAAACAACAGTAAAGTCTGCCATACCTTCTGTTAATGGATGATTGGGATCTAAGATATGGACTTGGTATTCCACCCCATCATTTCCGGGGTGCGCTACCCATTGTCCTCCTACCATAAATTGATAATCGACTTCCATTCGAAAAGAATCTCCCATGCCGCCATGCAAACCGGCAAGTCCTGTGCCAGCTGCGACAGCCTCCAGCAATGGCTGTAATTGTTCTCTCTCAATCGTTCCTTGTGTCCAGTTCGGTACGATTAAATCATATTGGGTCAGATCGTCTTGACGTAAGGGTTCCAGTGAATCTGTGATTTTTACATCAAAATCAATTTCCTTCAATACTTCTGATAAGATATTTGCTACTTCTTCCGGCTCGTGGCCATCCCATCCCCCTTGGAATATTAATGCCTTTTTCAATATTCTCACCCTTCTTTTTGTTATTTTCTAACCTTTCACCGCACCGATCGCTACACTGCCTATAATCCGCTTGGAGAAAATCGCAAAAACAATAAGTATCGGCAGGACGGATAAGGCAACACCTAAATACTGCACACCATAATTTGTGCCATAATATCCTTGAAGCAATTGAACAAGGAGCGGCAATGGATATTTCTCATTAGAAAATAATAACACCAACGGGCCGATGAAATTGTTCCAAGAACCGATAAATGCGAATATACCGAGTGCGGCTAAGGCTGGTGCCAACATGGGAAGGATGATCCGGTGAAACGTTTTGAATTCACTTGCCCCATCCACTCTTGCTGACTCAATCACCTCATCTGGTATCGTTCCATCAATAAATTGTTTGATAAAAAATACGGCAAAGGCATTTGCAGCAGCTGGTAAAATCAATGCTGCATGGGTATCCAACAAGTTCAATAGATACATAATCCGAAATGTCCCAACCAGACCTAGCTGCTGAGGAACCATCATCGTTGCCAATACAAACCAAAACAATACCTTATTGCCCCTAAATTTATATTTTGCAAAACCATATGCAGTTAGTGCACCAAAATAGAGAGTTAACGCTGTTGAACAGCCTGCTATGATTAAACTATTGAAGAAACCCCGCCAAATGTTGATATTTTCTGTCATATACTGATAATTATCGATGAGCGCTTCACCTGGAAGAAAAATAAATTTGGAAGCAATATCTGCATTGGTATGTGTACCGTAAACAATCATCATATAAAACGGAACCATACAAACAACTGCCAGCAAAATAAGAAAAACATGAACGATCATGTGACTAGGTTTTACTTTTCTCGATTTAGCAACCTTGTGACTGATGGTTGCCATTTTTGTCTGTGACATCGTACACCCCCCCTTAATTTGGTTCATTCTTTGTTCTGATGTTCATCATTTTAAAAGATAGTATCGAGAAGACGACGATGACAAGAAACAGTCCAAATGCAATTGCCGAACCATAACCGTATTGATAGCGGGTAAATGCTGTATCATACAAATACATCACACTAGTTAGTGTTGCATTATCGGGTTGTCCCGATCCGTTCGTCAAGGTGTATGGCTGATCAAAGATCTGCATTCCTCCGATAATCGAGGTGATCACTTGAAAAAGAATGATCGGTTTTAATAACGGTAAGGTAATACTGAAAAATACCCTCACTTTGGAAGCACCATCCATTTCGGCAGCTTCTAACAAATCCCTTGAAATGCCTTGGAGACCTGCGATATAAATAATCATCGAATACCCAAAATACTGCCAAAAAAGAATGGAGGATACCAACCCCCTCATGAAATTTGGTTTATCTGTCCAATGAATGGGATCATCAATTATGCCTAAACCCATTAAAAACTGATTGAAACTTCCTGTTTGCCAGCTAAATATTAAGGCCACTAACAAACCTAATGAGGCTGCTGTAACAATGTTCGGAAAGAAAAATACGGCTCGAAAAAAACTTTTACCTTTCACAAATTTCTCATGCAGGATGACAGCTAATACTAAACTGACGGTCAGCTGTGGAATAACCGAAACAATC
This window harbors:
- a CDS encoding carbohydrate ABC transporter permease → MSQTKMATISHKVAKSRKVKPSHMIVHVFLILLAVVCMVPFYMMIVYGTHTNADIASKFIFLPGEALIDNYQYMTENINIWRGFFNSLIIAGCSTALTLYFGALTAYGFAKYKFRGNKVLFWFVLATMMVPQQLGLVGTFRIMYLLNLLDTHAALILPAAANAFAVFFIKQFIDGTIPDEVIESARVDGASEFKTFHRIILPMLAPALAALGIFAFIGSWNNFIGPLVLLFSNEKYPLPLLVQLLQGYYGTNYGVQYLGVALSVLPILIVFAIFSKRIIGSVAIGAVKG
- a CDS encoding carbohydrate ABC transporter permease, with the translated sequence MFSKTLRKDNYGYLFIAPFFITFLVFGLYPILYSLYLSFTDWDGFGNPTIIGFENYQRLVGDFFFYKSLFNTLAIWIVSVIPQLTVSLVLAVILHEKFVKGKSFFRAVFFFPNIVTAASLGLLVALIFSWQTGSFNQFLMGLGIIDDPIHWTDKPNFMRGLVSSILFWQYFGYSMIIYIAGLQGISRDLLEAAEMDGASKVRVFFSITLPLLKPIILFQVITSIIGGMQIFDQPYTLTNGSGQPDNATLTSVMYLYDTAFTRYQYGYGSAIAFGLFLVIVVFSILSFKMMNIRTKNEPN
- a CDS encoding ThuA domain-containing protein gives rise to the protein MKKALIFQGGWDGHEPEEVANILSEVLKEIDFDVKITDSLEPLRQDDLTQYDLIVPNWTQGTIEREQLQPLLEAVAAGTGLAGLHGGMGDSFRMEVDYQFMVGGQWVAHPGNDGVEYQVHILDPNHPLTEGMADFTVVSEQYYMHVDPAVHVHATTRFPNAEGPYQTNGEVDMPVVWTKKWGKGNVYYCSLGHVAAIVRMPEVLQLMQKGMLWASRGGVES